GTAGTCACACTATTTAGTTCGTCTTGAACTTTATCTAAACGTAAAAGCATAGTTTCTAATCCTAGAACATACTCGTACTTTGATTTTAACTCTTTTTGTTTTTCTAGTGCGTTAGTATGAGCTGTTTCATCATAGATAAAAGTACTTATCTTTTCTAGTTCACTTTTGTTTTTAAGTCCATGAGCTTTTACTTTTTCAAAGTGTTCTTCTTCTTTTACTAGGTCACGTTTTTTACTCTCTATTAGATTTACACTCTTTGAGGTAGTAAAGTACTCATGATTTGTACTCTCATAACTTTTTTGTACTTCTTCTTTTTGTTTCTTTAAAGCTTCAAGTTCTTCTTTATGTTTTTGTATCTTTTCGTTTTTCGTTTGTTTTACTATATCTTCTAGACTTTCAAGTACATTATCATACTCATCTAGTAGTGGTCTTGTACATGTAGGACAGTTTGATTCACGTCCTAGGTCTTTTATCTTTTTTATTTTTGTATTTACATCTGCTATTAGTTTATCTTCACCTGCTATAGTTTTTTCTATACTCTTTTCTTCTTGTATTTTTAGCTCTAGCTTTTGTTTATACTCTACTATATACTTTTCTAGTTCTTTTTCTTTTTCTATTAGTGTTTTATGCTCTTTAGTTTGCTCTTTTAACTCAACAATAGATTCTTTTGATTTAGTATATTGTTCTCTTAAACTTATCTGCTCAGTTATTAAACCTTCTTTTCTTATATGGTGTTCTTTTAACTTCTCTTGTTCTTTTATACTATCATGTACTTTTACATACTCTTGTTTAATGCTTTCTAAGCCTTTTAGTTCATTTTGTTTTAGCTTTAGAGTATTTACATCATCACTTAGTTTTGCTTGATTTCTTATATGTGAGTTTATACTAGTTTTTAATATCTCACATTGTGAAGCGTGATTTAGTTTTTGCTCTTTTGTTTTTAAGAAAATTGCTAGTTCTTTTTGTATCTCTACTTCTAATAGTTTAGATTGATTTATTTCTTTTGTTTTTATATCTACTTGATTTTGTAATTGTGTTGTTTGTTCTTTATACTCTACTATATGCGATTTCTTAACTTCTACATCTTCACTTGAAAGTAAAACCTCATCAAAAGCCTTTATTTCTCGATTTAGTTGTCTACTTTTTTCTATTAGCTCTTTTTCTACAAAATCTATCTTTTCAAGTCCTAGAAGTTTTCTAATCATCTTCTTTCTATCTTCTGGCTTTTGATTACTTAAAGAGGTTAACTCTTTTTGTGAAGCAAACAGTGTATGTAAAAATGCATCCTTACTCATACGTGTTAGTTTTACAATTGAAATTGTTACTTCTTTTGCTCCTGTAGTTATAAGTTCATTGTTTTTATAAAACTTTGCATTTGCACTTAAAGCCTTTCCTCTAAACTCTCTACTTACTTTATACTCAACACTGTCAAACTCAAACTCTAGTTCTACAATTACAGCTTCTTTAGTACTAGCATTTGCATTTCGTATTACTTCTTTATAGCCTTTGTTTTTAAGCTCACCATATAGTGCAAATAGTATTGCTTCAAATATAGTAGACTTTCCACTACCATTTTTTCCTATGATTCCTACAAGGCCCTCTTTAAACTCTATTGAGTAAGAAGTATATCTTTTGAAATTTTCTAGAGTTAGTTTAGTTAGTATCATTAGTACTTTCCTCATATAAAGAAAACAACTCTTGCACTTTGTTTTTTAATCTATCATATTCTTCTTTTTTACTATCATCTTGTATATGCTCTAAGAAATACTCTTCTAAACTTAAAGCTTCTATATCTTCTACTTTAGAATCACTAGAGCTGTTTTTAAACTCTCTTTTTATATTTACACTCATGGCATCTGGAAATAGTTCTTTTATACTAGAGTTTTGTATGTCTATTGATTGAAGTGAGCTTAGGTTTGTTAGTTTCACATCTACAATAGCATTTAGAGTATCACTAGAGTCAATATTTTGTATTGACTGCTCATAATCACTACAATCAATTTCTTTTACTCTTATAGGTCTTATATTAATTTGTTTATACTCTACATGTAAGGTATTTAATAAATCATCTTCAATATCAAGAACTACAAAACCTTTTTCATTTCTTTTATCGTTTAAACTAGTTCGCTCTAAGCTACCACTATAAAAAACATTTTCGTACTTTTCTTTTGTACCTTTTATACTTACTGCTCCAAAACCATGCCAGTGACCAAGTGCAACATAATCCATCTTTTCAAAGATATATTCTTTATCGCTTGGATATACCCACTCTCCATACTCATTCATAAGATACCAAGCACCAACAGTACAATGCATCATCATAATATTTTTTTTACGAGTATCGATACTACTTTCACATAGTTCTATTTGATCTAGTGCAATACTGTCATCATTCATATGTGGTAGTGTATGAAACACTACATCATCAAACTCTATTTTTTTATATTCTTGAGAGTATGAAGCATATACATTTTTAAAGTTTTCAAATATCTTCAAAATTGGTGAGCTTAGATTTGTACGTGGAGTTGAGTGATTACCTGCTATTAGTATAAAAGGTATATCTAAGTTATCTATTATTTTAAACTGTTCAAGTGCAAAAGTAATAGCTCTATTACTTGGAGAACTTCTATGAAATAAATCACCTGTGTGAATTATGAAATCAGGTTTAATTTTTATGATTTGATTTACTACTTGAGTAAAGGCATCATAAAAGTCTGCTTCTCTTTGGTTTATATTATTTTCATCTAAAATATCAAGATCGTTATATCCTAAGTGGGTATCACTAAAATGAAGAATTTTCAAGTTTTTCCTTTTCCAGCTTTTCTCTTTCTATTTTTTCTCTTTTTCTTTGCTTTTTATCATTTATCTTTTCTAAAAGTGCTGAGGTAAAAATACTTCCAGGAATTGCATAAAAAGCAATACCTAAAAAGCTTACAAAAGTTGTAAGTATTCTTCCCATAAGTGTAATAGGATACATATCTCCATATCCAACTGTTGTAAAAGTAATAACTGTCCACCACATAGTCGTACCCATACTTATGAAAACTTCAGGCTGTGCATCTTTTTCAAAATAATAAACTAAAGGTGTAATAGTAATAAGTAATACGATAAGAGTAATAGCTATAAAAATAAATTCTTCTTTTTTTTCTTTTACTATTGATACAACTAAACCATCGAACTCAGCAAATTTTGTCAATCTAAATAGTTTAAAGATACGAAGAATACGTAAAGCTCTTAAGAAACCAAAGTCAAGATTAAATAAAGATAGATAAAAAGGAAGAATTGCTATTAAATCAATTAGCATCATAGGTCTAGTCATATATTTAAATCTATTTATTCTTGCATTAAAACCAAGAGCATAAACTCTTGCAAGATATTCAAGAGTAAAAAGCATTACATTTGTAAAGTTTATTATTGAAAAAATATCATAATACTCTAATAAGGATTTTTCAGTTTGTAAAAACATGACAATAATACTTATAAAAATATTTGTAAATATCAAAATTTGAATTAACATTCCATACTTATGCCTACGGGGATATTCAAATATCGTGTGTAGTTGTTTTTTTAGATTCATATATTCTCTTTTATTGTAATTATTAATTATATAATAATCTTATAAAAACAAATATATATTATACAAAACTATAAAAACATTTAATAATATAAAAGCTTTTTTATTAAATATTGAGCTAAAAGATAAAAGTACAAAAATAATAAACAACTCAAATGTAATTCCAACCTCAAAGGTATAAAACTCATATGATAAAAAAGAGAGTAAATATTTATCAAAAATATGTGCAAAACTAAATATATGAGCAAAAAGTTCAAGTGGATAAAAAAAAGTAAAAACAATAGTCATAAAAGGAGAGTACAGTTGTTCATAGGTAGTAGTTTCAAAAAAGTAGTGAACAATTGGGTTCATCGCAAAATATATCCAAAAATTAAAAAATAAAAGCTGCAAGACTTTACTTTTCAAATCTTTAAAATACTTAATAAATAAAAATATATAAAATACTCCAAACATAGAAAACCATAAAGATAAAGAAAATATAAATTTTGGGAAAATTGATATTATTATTAAAAAAGCAAAAAATAAATTTGTAAAAGTGATTAGTTTTATCTTCGATCGAAGTAAATATATTCCTAAATATAACATTACAAAAGCCCTTAAAAGTGAAGCTACGACATTTGTAAGAAGCAAATATGAAAATAAAAATACAAGTGCAATTAAAAGCAAATCATATTTTTTATTTCTATATGGGAAATATCTTGTATGAAAAAAACTATAAGGAAAATAGAAAATCCAATAAATCAAAAAAGATAAAACAGCCAAGTGAAAACCAGATAAAGCAACTAAATGACTAATGCCATAATTTGTAAAAACTTCTCTTGTTTGTGTAGATAAAGGAATTGCTAAAAACAGTGCTTCAAATACTTCACTAATTTGAGTATTTTGATGATTAGCTCTTATTTTTTCTATAATTTTATCTTTGAAGCTTGTCTTTTTTGTAAGCTTATCAAAATATATTGTATTAGTATAAAAGCCTTTTAAGTATTTAATAAAATCGATTTTTTCTGTAATTATTGCAATATTTAATAAATCACGTTTTTTTATATCATGAGATTTAGGAAAAGATGTGAAAAAATCAAAATTCTTTGATTTTAATTTTAATACATCATATTTTTCTTTTTTATAAATATTTATAACTTCAACTTTTGTTTCATAAACCTCCTCGTATACTAACTCTTGATACTTAGTATATTCAATAGAAAGGCTTATACAAAAAATCATAAATAACAATAATATAAATTTTAAGTTTATAGACTCAAGCTGTTTTTTATTTAAAATAATCATATAAATTATTATAGTGAGTTTTATATATGTTATACTAATTTGATAACTTTATTATTTATAAAAGGAGCCATAATGAGCGAGAAATTAGTCTTAGGTCCTTTATTATCAGTAGAAGATGATAATAAATATATTGTCTGTTTTTTAAGTAAAACTAATCTTGATTATTCTGTTATATTTAATAACACAATAGTAAAAGCTACAAAATTTGCAAATTTAAATAGTGGATATTTTTATAGAGCAGAATATAATATAAAACAATCAAAAAATTCTAGAATAATCAAATATCAAATACAAAATGAAAAAGGTATTCTAGAAGATTTTAATAAGCGTGATTTTTGGGAGTTTTATATTCCAGCAAAAGATGAAAAACCAAAGTTTGCTTATGGGTCTTGTAATGGTTTTTCAAGTCCTGACCTTCTTGCAAAAATTGATGTTCCATATAAATTATGGGAAAAACTAGAAATTGCTCATAAACAAGAGCCCTTTTCTGTTCTTATAATGGGTGGTGATCAAGTTTATGCAGATGAATTATGGTCAAAAGTTTTAGAACTTGAAAAATGGTCAAAACTTAAGATGAGTGAGAAAGTAAAAAGAAACGCTTCTAAAACTATGATTAGGCAGTTAAATGATTTTTATGAAAAACTCTATATAAAAAAATGGAGTGATAAATCAATGTCCTTAGCACTTGCATCTATTCCAACAGTTATGATGTGGGATGACCATGACATATTTGATGGTTGGGGTTCATACCCTGAAGAACTACAAACATGCAATGTATACAATAATATTTTTAATGTTGCAAAAAAGTATTTTGAAATATTCCAAATTAGAACAATTAAAAATCATACCCTACTTTCTAAAAAAAGAGACCATTTTTCTTTTGCACTAAAATTTAGAAACTATCATATTTTAGGACTTGATAATAGAGCTCAAAGAAGTATATATTCTGTAATGGGAAATGAGCAATGGAAAGATATAAACAATTATCTTGATGAAAATGCTTTGAATGATAACTTACTTGTATTATCAGCTGTTCCTGTTGTTTATAGAGATTTTTCTTGTACTGAAGATTTAGTTGATTTTACATCATGGCAAGAAGAGTTAACAGATGATTTAAAAGATCACTGGAGAGCAAAAGAGCATCAAGGTGAGAGAATGCGACTTATTATGCGTTTATTTATGAATATACAAAAAAGAAAATCAAATAAAAAAAATACAAGAACAGTGATTTTATCAGGTGATGTTCATGTAGGTTCTTTGGGAGTTATTAATGATCATGAAAATAAAGATAAAATTCATCAAGTAGTATCTTCAGGTATTGTACACACACCTCCTTCATATATTGAATGGTTAGGAATTTGTGCTGTTACAAATGATAGAAATGAGTTTTTAAATGAAGATAAAACCATTGAGACTTCAATGCTAACACCAATTGGTTCAGCTAAGTATCTAAGAGTTAGAAATTTTGTAACATTAAATGAAGGAACAGATGAAAAGTTATGGATAAATTGGGTTTGTGATAATAAAGACAAACCTTGTTATGCCTTAAATTAAATAAAATATTTGTTTTTATTAAAATATAAAGTTATAATTTAAAAAAGATAGTATAAGGATTAACATGAAATCTAAAATAGAAAATATACTTAAAAAAAGTATCATAAAATTGAATAATTTAAATAAGAGTGATATTTATTATATAACTGGCGTTGTAAGTGTTTTAACAGCTTTTATAGGTACTTTTGCATTTGTATTTGGAAATATTATATTGTTGTCTTTATCACCATTAATACTATTAACATCTTATCATTGTAATTTTTTAATGGAAAATAAAATTTAAAGTTAAAAGAAAAAAGCCTAAGCTTTTTTCTTCCAAATTGACATTTGAGAAACTGAATGTTGATACTTTCTATTTGTTTCTTTAATTACAAAAGGAACATCAATAGTTTCTTGTAATTCAAAATCTTGAAGTTCAGTTTTTAAAGTTTCTAGCGTTGAAACTTCTTTATTGTCTTTAATATATCCACCTAACCAGTTCTCTTTTGGTGTATACTCTTCAAGCCATGTATATGGGCTTAATAAAACTAATAAACCATTATCATTTACTCTTGAAGGAATATCATCAATAAACTTTTGTGGATAATATAATCTATCTATTAAGTTTGAACAAAAAATCAAATCATATCCAGTATAAATATCTTTTAAATTACAGGCATCACCTTGCATAAAAGATACTTTTTCTTGAGTTTCTTCTAAACCAAAATCTTTTAATGATACTGTTTTTTCAGTTGAGATATCACCTTCATTTTTTACTCTAAAAGTTAATGAATCATATTTCATAAGTTTAACGCCAACGTTTATAAAGTTTGCAGAAAAATCAATTCCTGTTACTTCATCAAAAGTTTTTGCTAATTCAAAAGTACTTCGTCCTACTGAACAACCTAAGTCTAATGCTTTATTCGTTTTATTTTTTTCTAAATAAGGTTTTAATAATTCAACTGAGTTTACACAGAAGTTTTTAACTCCAAAGTTTTCTTCACCATAATGGAACTCACAATATTGAGCTATTGAGTCATCTGTTTCATAAACATTGTCATTTAATTTTGTTCTATATTCGTTATCTGATTTCACGTATCTAAATCCTGCATGTTGGAAGAAATGCTTTCTAAAAGCATATCTAGCTTCTCTTAAGATCTCATTTCCTAAAGAAATAAAAGATCCACCTTTCATAAGTGCGTGTCTATCATCGAATGTTGGAGTTGTAAAGTCATCATATATTGGATGTACTTTAAAATCATCAAATGGATAAGTAGGAGTTAAACTCCACTGCCATACATTTCCTCTAACATCGTAGAATTCATCAAACTTATACTTATCAACAGGACTTTGATTAAATTGTTTTAATCCAATATTTGCGTCTTTTTGTCCTGCATTAACATAATCATATAATCTATAATATTCATCTTCACTTGGAAGTCTTACTTCATATCCTAATTTTGCACTTTTAAATTTACAAAAAGCTTCTGCTTCATAAACATTTATATCAACTGGATAATTTAAAGGTAAAGCAATTACTCTATTTATTTCTCTCAAGAAATATTTTCCGTCAACCTTACTCCAAAAAACAGGATGCTTAGCTTGTGTAAAGTCTAACCATTCTTTTCCTTCTTTTGTAAACATTTCAGGTTTACTGTATCCACCATCTTTTACAAACTCTAAAAACTCTCCATTTGATACTAAATACTTAGAAGCTTTAAAATCTTTTATATATGCTTTGTGGAATGAAAATTCATTATCCCAACCATAGTAAATAGGGTTTTCTCTATTTTTTTCTATTACAACCTCACCTGCTTTTACATCAAGTAATTCATTTTGAGGGAAAGTTTGACTCTCTTCATTTACATATTCAAAAATTTCATTTTCTATTAATCTTTTATTATCAAGTTCTCGAAGTAAAACAGATGATGTTTCTATGTGAATATTTTCATGTTCAATTCCCATTAAAATTATCCACATAGGACTTTCCCAGTTAATTGGCATTGTAAAAGGAATTGTATCAATTAATTCTAAAACCATCTCTTTTACTTGCTGTCTATACTTTTTTGTTTCTTCAATAGTTGGCCAAGCATAATGTTTTGATTCTAAATCATCCCATGACATTTCATCAACGCCAATTGCAAAAATTGATTCAAAATCTTTGTTTACTCTATTTTTTAAAATATTTGCTAATGTTAATTTATTTACAAAAAATGTTGCAGTATGTCCAAAATAAAAAATTAGGGGATGTCTTAAACTATTTGGTTGTTTATATATACATTTTTCATCTTTTAATAAATCAAATAGTTTTTCGTCTAGTGCGTATGTTTGAAGAAAATATTCTTTAATTTCTTCTCTTTTTTCCTCGATTGTTCCTGTAGTTAAATTTATGGTATTTTTTATGTAATCCATTCTTTTCCTTATTAGAAATTGTAAATATTATATTATGTTTAAATTATATTAAAATTAATTATCTAGATAATCTAATCTTGCTATTTTATCGACTTTTATAAACTCTTTGTACAAACTATTTAGTTGTTTAGTCTCATTCTCATCCAAAAATGACAAATGATTTTTTAATCTAATTGATATAGCACTTGTATCTTCTTGTAAAAAACATTTCGCAATATAGTTTTCAATTAAAAGCATTCCTAGTCTTTTTATAGAATTTGTTTTATCTAAAATAAAAATTGCTTCATTTGTAATAGTAACAACTTCTTTGTATAACTTTTCATCTTCATTACTATTTAACATTTTTGATAAAATATTTAAAGCTTGATTATGTAAAACTATTGGCATTTCATCTCTGTCACCAACTGATTGCTTTAAAAATACTCCAAGTTTACCAATACTAATAGACTTATCAATAATATCAAAGTTTTGTGTACTAGATGTTAAATATTTAAATCTATAAGAAATTGCCATATTTACAAAAGTTGCTCCATATTCAAAAGCACCTAAAGTTGGTATTGCTAAACATTTTTTAAAATTTTCTATTGATAAATCATAATCTTCATTCCACTCTGCATAATTTGCTTTTATATTGTAGTAATGCCATAACCAAAGAGGTTCATTATCATCATTATGTGAAAAAATCAACTCTTTTAAATTTTCAAGTGCTTTTAAACCCTCTTCTTTTAATTCATCTTTTCTTTGACTTACAACTATCCAGGCTTTTCTTTGAAAGTATCTAATTTCAGTATCACTTGGTTTACTATTTTTTCCTAAATTTAACTTTAAAGGTAAACTATCATAAGCTTTTTCAAATTGTCCCATTCTTTCATGTAATGAGCAAATTGTAACTGAGTATTTATTTGGATTAATTTCATATAAATACTTACATATTAAAACAGCTTGCTGGTAATATCCATTTCTTTCAAATAAGAAAACTAGTTTATTTAGAGCCTCAATTGAAAGTTTTCTATAAAAAGAACTATTTGTTTTTTCAAAAGACTCCAAAGATGAAGAATCAAACATCTCTCCTGCAATATTAAACCAATAATCTTCTATCAATTCATATTGTTGCTTTTTATCAATTGTTTCAATAAATTTTTCTAGTATTGATATTGTTCTTTTTTCATCTAAAACAATATCTTTTACATAATAATATAAAATTAATAGTGAAATAGGATTATCAAAATATGAAATACAATCTTCAATATGATTTCTTAAGTAATATGATAATCTTTTTTCTTCATCTTCTAAATCTTTAAAGTTTGATTGTTTTGTAAAGTAAATTTGCTGTGATTTTTCTTGAGAAATAAAATTAAAATCATCAAAACTTCTATTTATAAAATTTTGAAAACCTGATATTAATTGTTCTTTTGAACCTTTTTGGTCTTCAAAAAAGTTTCTACCACAGTATTCAAATAACTCTAATGAAATAAAAACACTTTTATTCTGAGTATTTAAAAGCTTTGTTGAACTAAGCTGCATTAATGAGAATAACTTTTGTTCTTTACTTGAAAGAATAAAACTTATATCACCTTTATTTGTTTGTTTTTTTGTTTTAATTACTTCAATATTTAAAACATCAAAGGCTTCAAGCTTTTTTTCAATACTTTTTATTTGGTCATTTCTAATAAATAAATTTATTGTATAAAATCTATTTATTAAGGTTTTAAGTAAAAGTCTATTTATCCAATGTTCTTCATCTTCTAAATCAAAGTTGTATAAATTTATAATAGTTTTTTTATCATAAATTGAAAAACCTAATTTTAATCTTTTTAATTTTCTAATGTCCTTATTAAACCATGAAGATAAATTGTTTTTAAACTCATTTCCTTCTGCATCTAAAAGTGAAGGCATCATCATTAAACCAAAAAAGAAAATCAATACGAAACTTAAAGAAACAGTATCATTTATCTGCCAATCAAAAGGCAAGCTGAAAATCACTTTTTTTAATAAATCCTCATAAATAGAGGCAGAAATCAAAGCAAACATGATTACAAGTACTGAAATTATTGAAATAAATGCAGTTGAAAATCTTTTTTTAAAAAAATAAAGAAAAGAGTTTCCTCGAAGTTCATTTAAATCATTTTCAAATGTTTCTAAAGAATCACCTTCACAAAAAGTAATATGTATTTCATTTTGTTCTTTTGAAATGATTTTGTCGCTTTTTGATTTTCTTTTTGTTTCACAAAGTTTTGAAGTATAAATATTACAACTATTTTGACTTGACAGAATCAACTCCTTGCTTTGCAAACTTATTTTGAACAGGATCACTAAAAGTATATGTTCCTTGTTTTACTTCAAAAGGATAATTTTCTAAACAACTTGAATATTTTGTTTTAAACTCTTCATTATATGAAGGAAAAGCATTTGTTAAAATATCAATATATTTAGCAGGAATAAAACAATTTTCATCACCTTTTTTTGCTATTTTATCTTCTTTTGTAGTCATAAAAGCGATTATATCTTCATCCAATTCTATATTGGCATTTGAAGCTTTTATTGTAATACAAGTATAATTTTTTTCTCTAAGTTTTAATAACTCTAACTCTTCATCTGTAATTTTGATAATGACACCATTTGTAGAAGTATTTGAGTTTTTTTGTAAATTTAAAAAAACACCATTTACATCTAGTCCATCAAATTGAATATTTTCAATCGAATTCCAAACTTTTTCAAAACCATTTATATTTACAGGAAGTAAATCTTCTTGTTTTAAAACTCTTTTAAAAGATTTCTGAGCACTTAATAAATTGATTAAAGAACCATATCCAAAAAGATACATAACTAAACTAACTTCTCTTTTGAAATCACAATTCCATCAGGATCAACATATACATAGTCACCCTCTTTAATATCTACACCATCAATATTTAAAGGTTCATTTATTTTTCCTTCTTGAACTGGAATATACTTTTTAGGACAAGTTCCAATAGCTAACAGTCCAACTTCAAACTCTTTAGTTGTAACAGTATCTCTTACATATCCGTTTACAATAATTCCTTCATAGTTATTATCACTTGCAAATTTCATTAAATTGTCACCAACAACTGCGTAATATTTTTTATCAACGTCTACAACTACAACTTTACCTTTTCCATCTTTATCTTTTAAAAGTACTGCTAAATCTTTATTATTTTTGTCTAATTTAACTGTAATTGCAGTACCTCTAAACTTTACACTTCCTCCATATGATTTAAAATCAGGCCCTAAAACTTCTGTTTTATCACTAAAATCATCACATAAATCTGCTGTAAAAAATCCCATATTAATCCTTGTTATTATAATCTTTAAAATAAGTTATAATTATCTCATTTTACTATTAATCTATTCTTATTAAATCACATTGATTACACAAAAAAGATATAATATCTTTTTAGAAAAAGGAATCTTCATGCAAAATATCTATAAATCCATTTTATTTTTACTATTTTTATTTTTAATAACAGGTTGTAGTTCAAAAAAATTAACTATAAAATCACTTCATCCTTCAAAAATACCAAATGAAAAAATACATTCAATATATATAGAAGATTTTGTAAATGACAATTTATATCAAAGTTTAAAAATTCAAAATAAATTAGCAAACAAAAATATAAATGGAAAGAACGTTTTTAAAGTATTAAATAATTACAATAAAACGGATGCAAGAGTAGAAGGTATAGTTGATTCAAGTTTAAATTATTATACTTATTATGAAGAAGAAATCGATTATAGAAGATGTAGATCATATAGATATGAAGGAAAGAAAGGTAAAAAAGGAAAAAGAAAGTGTATGGAGTATCATGTTCGCTTAATTCCTTGCGAAAATAGAGTTTATAATGTTCAAACAAATATTAAAGTTTTAAAAGACTCTACAAGTGAAATACTTTTTGCAAAAACTTATAATAGATCAAGAAGTATAAGAGAATGTTTTAGACACCACTATTATGCTTATCATACAATTCCTAGAAATAAAAGAGAGATAAATACAAAACTTGCAGACTTAATTGCAAGTGATTTTTTAGATGATATTTCTCCTCATTATGTGTACTTTGATATAAATATGATTGAAGAGTTAAATGAAAAAAATCTAATTTTTACAGATAATCAAAGTAAAAGATTTGAGAAAGTTACTGAATTAATGGAAAATAGAAATTTAGAATTATCTTTAAGTGAACTAGAAAAACTTAATCAAGAATTTAATTACAAAAGTTATGAAGTTCTTTATAATATGGGATTAATTTATGAAGCAAATGCAAACTTATTTCAAGCAAATAAACT
This sequence is a window from Poseidonibacter parvus. Protein-coding genes within it:
- a CDS encoding AAA family ATPase; the encoded protein is MILTKLTLENFKRYTSYSIEFKEGLVGIIGKNGSGKSTIFEAILFALYGELKNKGYKEVIRNANASTKEAVIVELEFEFDSVEYKVSREFRGKALSANAKFYKNNELITTGAKEVTISIVKLTRMSKDAFLHTLFASQKELTSLSNQKPEDRKKMIRKLLGLEKIDFVEKELIEKSRQLNREIKAFDEVLLSSEDVEVKKSHIVEYKEQTTQLQNQVDIKTKEINQSKLLEVEIQKELAIFLKTKEQKLNHASQCEILKTSINSHIRNQAKLSDDVNTLKLKQNELKGLESIKQEYVKVHDSIKEQEKLKEHHIRKEGLITEQISLREQYTKSKESIVELKEQTKEHKTLIEKEKELEKYIVEYKQKLELKIQEEKSIEKTIAGEDKLIADVNTKIKKIKDLGRESNCPTCTRPLLDEYDNVLESLEDIVKQTKNEKIQKHKEELEALKKQKEEVQKSYESTNHEYFTTSKSVNLIESKKRDLVKEEEHFEKVKAHGLKNKSELEKISTFIYDETAHTNALEKQKELKSKYEYVLGLETMLLRLDKVQDELNSVTTTIDDLSKKYEALELEYKQINYDEVKHKEKEKNFDEVKKQKEEQSNILNNLKVQIATINGQIQTIQQSLDDNTKQLSKVQTKKDDLTDYEKIKVSLGEFKTKLNSKIAPRISTIASEMYAIITKGKYQHIEVSNDFDFFIYDEGKKYPIERFSGGEVDLANLVLRIAISKTLGELSGTSSVGFLAFDEVFGSQDEARRLEILEAFHTIKEQYRQIFLISHEMEIKEMFEFVVEL
- a CDS encoding metallophosphoesterase family protein; its protein translation is MKILHFSDTHLGYNDLDILDENNINQREADFYDAFTQVVNQIIKIKPDFIIHTGDLFHRSSPSNRAITFALEQFKIIDNLDIPFILIAGNHSTPRTNLSSPILKIFENFKNVYASYSQEYKKIEFDDVVFHTLPHMNDDSIALDQIELCESSIDTRKKNIMMMHCTVGAWYLMNEYGEWVYPSDKEYIFEKMDYVALGHWHGFGAVSIKGTKEKYENVFYSGSLERTSLNDKRNEKGFVVLDIEDDLLNTLHVEYKQINIRPIRVKEIDCSDYEQSIQNIDSSDTLNAIVDVKLTNLSSLQSIDIQNSSIKELFPDAMSVNIKREFKNSSSDSKVEDIEALSLEEYFLEHIQDDSKKEEYDRLKNKVQELFSLYEESTNDTN
- a CDS encoding ion transporter is translated as MNLKKQLHTIFEYPRRHKYGMLIQILIFTNIFISIIVMFLQTEKSLLEYYDIFSIINFTNVMLFTLEYLARVYALGFNARINRFKYMTRPMMLIDLIAILPFYLSLFNLDFGFLRALRILRIFKLFRLTKFAEFDGLVVSIVKEKKEEFIFIAITLIVLLITITPLVYYFEKDAQPEVFISMGTTMWWTVITFTTVGYGDMYPITLMGRILTTFVSFLGIAFYAIPGSIFTSALLEKINDKKQRKREKIEREKLEKEKLENSSF
- a CDS encoding ComEC/Rec2 family competence protein encodes the protein MIFCISLSIEYTKYQELVYEEVYETKVEVINIYKKEKYDVLKLKSKNFDFFTSFPKSHDIKKRDLLNIAIITEKIDFIKYLKGFYTNTIYFDKLTKKTSFKDKIIEKIRANHQNTQISEVFEALFLAIPLSTQTREVFTNYGISHLVALSGFHLAVLSFLIYWIFYFPYSFFHTRYFPYRNKKYDLLLIALVFLFSYLLLTNVVASLLRAFVMLYLGIYLLRSKIKLITFTNLFFAFLIIISIFPKFIFSLSLWFSMFGVFYIFLFIKYFKDLKSKVLQLLFFNFWIYFAMNPIVHYFFETTTYEQLYSPFMTIVFTFFYPLELFAHIFSFAHIFDKYLLSFLSYEFYTFEVGITFELFIIFVLLSFSSIFNKKAFILLNVFIVLYNIYLFL
- a CDS encoding alkaline phosphatase D family protein; its protein translation is MSEKLVLGPLLSVEDDNKYIVCFLSKTNLDYSVIFNNTIVKATKFANLNSGYFYRAEYNIKQSKNSRIIKYQIQNEKGILEDFNKRDFWEFYIPAKDEKPKFAYGSCNGFSSPDLLAKIDVPYKLWEKLEIAHKQEPFSVLIMGGDQVYADELWSKVLELEKWSKLKMSEKVKRNASKTMIRQLNDFYEKLYIKKWSDKSMSLALASIPTVMMWDDHDIFDGWGSYPEELQTCNVYNNIFNVAKKYFEIFQIRTIKNHTLLSKKRDHFSFALKFRNYHILGLDNRAQRSIYSVMGNEQWKDINNYLDENALNDNLLVLSAVPVVYRDFSCTEDLVDFTSWQEELTDDLKDHWRAKEHQGERMRLIMRLFMNIQKRKSNKKNTRTVILSGDVHVGSLGVINDHENKDKIHQVVSSGIVHTPPSYIEWLGICAVTNDRNEFLNEDKTIETSMLTPIGSAKYLRVRNFVTLNEGTDEKLWINWVCDNKDKPCYALN